The following are from one region of the Oryzias melastigma strain HK-1 linkage group LG22, ASM292280v2, whole genome shotgun sequence genome:
- the wars1 gene encoding tryptophan--tRNA ligase, cytoplasmic isoform X2, whose translation MTDSQGEVTPLELYEKLNVQGEKVRSLKTAKAEKADIDTAVQLLLKLKTDYKHLTGQDYKAGCPPPENVVNQDNGSATDGIDEEDNVDPWNVSTSNAKGVDYDKLIVRFGSSKIEKELVDRIEKVTGQKPHRFLRRGIFFSHRDMHQVLDAYEKNKSFYLYTGRGPSSEAMHVGHLIPFIFTKWLQDVFDIPLVIQLTDDEKYLWKDLTIEECHRFAVENAKDIIACGFDVNKTFIFSDFDYMGSSPEFYRNVVKIQKHVTYNQVKGIFGFTDSDCIGKISFPAIQAAPSFSNSFPQIFGGRKDVQCLIPCAIDQDPYFRMTRDVAPRIGYPKPALLHSSFFPALQGAQTKMSASDANSSIFLTDTPKQIKNKINKHAFSGGKDTIEEHRKFGGNPDVDVSFMYLTFFLDDDEQLEKIKQDYSSGALLTGELKKILIETLQPMIAQHQERRKQVTEETVKQFMTPRPLNFKL comes from the exons ATGACAGACTCACAAGGGGAGGTGACTCCACTGGAGCTGTATGAGAAACTTAACGTACAAGGAGAAAAAGTCAGATCCCTGAAAACAGCTAAAGCAGAAAAG GCTGACATTGACACTGCTGTTCAACTGCTTCTAAAGTTAAAGACAGACTACAAACATTTGACAGGACAGGACTATAAAGCTGGATGTCCGCCACCAGAGAATGTGGTCAACCAGGACAATGGATCAGCAACAGATGGGATTGATGAAGAAGACAACGTTGATCCGTGGAATGTTTCCACCAGCAACGCCAAAGGAGTAGATTATGACAAGCTCATAG TGAGGTTTGGCAGCAGTAAAATTGAGAAGGAGCTGGTGGACAGAATAGAAAAGGTCACAGGACAGAAACCGCATCGCTTTCTACGAAGAGGAATCTTCTTCTCACACAG AGATATGCACCAGGTACTGGATGCCTATGAGAAGAACAAGTCCTTCTATCTTTACACCGGAAGAGGTCCATCCTCAGAAGCCATGCATGTTGGTCACCTCATCCCTTTCATCTTTACCAA GTGGCTTCAAGATGTGTTTGACATTCCCTTGGTGATCCAGCTCACTGATGATGAGAAGTATCTGTGGAAGGATCTAACAATAGAAGAATGCCACCGCTTTGCAGTGGAAAATGCTAAGGACATCATCGCCTGTGGCTTTGATGTCAACAAGACTTTTATCTTCTCTGACTTTGACTACATGGG TTCGTCTCCTGAATTCTACAGAAATGTGGTGAAAATCCAGAAACATGTGACGTATAATCAGGTTAAAGGGATCTTTGGCTTTACAGACAGTGACTGCATTG GAAAAATCAGCTTCCCGGCCATCCAAGCGGCACCATCCTTTAGCAACTCCTTCCCTCAGATTTTTGGTGGACGAAAAGACGTACAGTGTCTCATCCCTTGTGCCATAGATCAG GATCCCTACTTCCGAATGACACGAGACGTCGCTCCCCGAATCGGCTATCCCAAACCAGCTCTGCTGCACTCTTCATTCTTCCCCGCCCTGCAAGGGGCGCAGACTAAAATGAGCGCCAGTGACGCCAACTCCTCCATTTTCCTCACCGACACGCCCAAGCAGATCAAGAACAAG ATCAACAAACACGCATTTTCGGGTGGAAAAGACACCATAGAGGAGCACCGAAAGTTCGGTGGCAACCCGGACGTAGACGTCTCATTTATGTATCTGACTTTCTTCCTTGATGATGATGAACAGTTGGAAAAAATCAAGCAG GACTACTCAAGTGGAGCTCTTCTAACAGGAGAACTGAAAAAGATTCTGATTGAGACTCTGCAGCCGATGATTGCCCAGCATCAGGAAAGACGCAAACAAGTCACGGAGGAGACCGTGAAGCAGTTCATGACACCCCGGCCATTGAATTTTAAATTGTAG
- the wars1 gene encoding tryptophan--tRNA ligase, cytoplasmic isoform X1, translating into MKSRKRAPSPELPVVWKNMTDSQGEVTPLELYEKLNVQGEKVRSLKTAKAEKADIDTAVQLLLKLKTDYKHLTGQDYKAGCPPPENVVNQDNGSATDGIDEEDNVDPWNVSTSNAKGVDYDKLIVRFGSSKIEKELVDRIEKVTGQKPHRFLRRGIFFSHRDMHQVLDAYEKNKSFYLYTGRGPSSEAMHVGHLIPFIFTKWLQDVFDIPLVIQLTDDEKYLWKDLTIEECHRFAVENAKDIIACGFDVNKTFIFSDFDYMGSSPEFYRNVVKIQKHVTYNQVKGIFGFTDSDCIGKISFPAIQAAPSFSNSFPQIFGGRKDVQCLIPCAIDQDPYFRMTRDVAPRIGYPKPALLHSSFFPALQGAQTKMSASDANSSIFLTDTPKQIKNKINKHAFSGGKDTIEEHRKFGGNPDVDVSFMYLTFFLDDDEQLEKIKQDYSSGALLTGELKKILIETLQPMIAQHQERRKQVTEETVKQFMTPRPLNFKL; encoded by the exons ATGAAATCGAGGAAGCGTGCGCCGTCCCCGGAACTTCCTGTTG TGTGGAAAAATATGACAGACTCACAAGGGGAGGTGACTCCACTGGAGCTGTATGAGAAACTTAACGTACAAGGAGAAAAAGTCAGATCCCTGAAAACAGCTAAAGCAGAAAAG GCTGACATTGACACTGCTGTTCAACTGCTTCTAAAGTTAAAGACAGACTACAAACATTTGACAGGACAGGACTATAAAGCTGGATGTCCGCCACCAGAGAATGTGGTCAACCAGGACAATGGATCAGCAACAGATGGGATTGATGAAGAAGACAACGTTGATCCGTGGAATGTTTCCACCAGCAACGCCAAAGGAGTAGATTATGACAAGCTCATAG TGAGGTTTGGCAGCAGTAAAATTGAGAAGGAGCTGGTGGACAGAATAGAAAAGGTCACAGGACAGAAACCGCATCGCTTTCTACGAAGAGGAATCTTCTTCTCACACAG AGATATGCACCAGGTACTGGATGCCTATGAGAAGAACAAGTCCTTCTATCTTTACACCGGAAGAGGTCCATCCTCAGAAGCCATGCATGTTGGTCACCTCATCCCTTTCATCTTTACCAA GTGGCTTCAAGATGTGTTTGACATTCCCTTGGTGATCCAGCTCACTGATGATGAGAAGTATCTGTGGAAGGATCTAACAATAGAAGAATGCCACCGCTTTGCAGTGGAAAATGCTAAGGACATCATCGCCTGTGGCTTTGATGTCAACAAGACTTTTATCTTCTCTGACTTTGACTACATGGG TTCGTCTCCTGAATTCTACAGAAATGTGGTGAAAATCCAGAAACATGTGACGTATAATCAGGTTAAAGGGATCTTTGGCTTTACAGACAGTGACTGCATTG GAAAAATCAGCTTCCCGGCCATCCAAGCGGCACCATCCTTTAGCAACTCCTTCCCTCAGATTTTTGGTGGACGAAAAGACGTACAGTGTCTCATCCCTTGTGCCATAGATCAG GATCCCTACTTCCGAATGACACGAGACGTCGCTCCCCGAATCGGCTATCCCAAACCAGCTCTGCTGCACTCTTCATTCTTCCCCGCCCTGCAAGGGGCGCAGACTAAAATGAGCGCCAGTGACGCCAACTCCTCCATTTTCCTCACCGACACGCCCAAGCAGATCAAGAACAAG ATCAACAAACACGCATTTTCGGGTGGAAAAGACACCATAGAGGAGCACCGAAAGTTCGGTGGCAACCCGGACGTAGACGTCTCATTTATGTATCTGACTTTCTTCCTTGATGATGATGAACAGTTGGAAAAAATCAAGCAG GACTACTCAAGTGGAGCTCTTCTAACAGGAGAACTGAAAAAGATTCTGATTGAGACTCTGCAGCCGATGATTGCCCAGCATCAGGAAAGACGCAAACAAGTCACGGAGGAGACCGTGAAGCAGTTCATGACACCCCGGCCATTGAATTTTAAATTGTAG